The Helicobacter fennelliae nucleotide sequence TCCTCTGTCCGCAATAAACTTTCACTACAACCCGTGCATTCTGCCATATGAAGCCAAATCACAGGAGTGCGATTTGCCATTTCGGCTGCTTTGAGCGTCAATGGAACAAAGCTTGCCGGCAAAGAAAGAGCCGCTGTCATCGCGCCCGCCCATTTCATAAAATCGCGACGCGTAAGCCCATTTTTATGCAATTCGTCCATGAGATTTTTATGCTCATTGTGAATAGGCATTTTTT carries:
- a CDS encoding twin-arginine translocation signal domain-containing protein is translated as MVSKRLKELEKMPIHNEHKNLMDELHKNGLTRRDFMKWAGAMTAALSLPASFVPLTLKAAEMANRTPVIWLHMAECTGCSESLLRTE